From Arachis hypogaea cultivar Tifrunner chromosome 3, arahy.Tifrunner.gnm2.J5K5, whole genome shotgun sequence:
AAGTAACATGGCCAGCTAGGTCATCAACCCAGTTGGATTCATTCAAAATCAAGAAATTTGACCAACAGCTCCACTTCTGGGTGGGTGCTGGAGATCTCAAAGACGGCCAGCTTGGGCACACTTATGTTACACTTGCGTAAGAAACCCACCCACCCTTTGCTAATGGCCCCACAATTGCGCCTTCTCTTGCCCCGGTATTTGTTGTAGACTGCCCGGACGGAGATCTCCCCCGATCTGAGAGTCACCATGACACAATCGTTGACGTCGTCTCTAAAGTGCGGCACATTTGGCTGGGCAAACCAAAATGGAGCAAGGAGATGTAGTTAATGAGATGTGTAACATGAATGCAATGTGCATGCAGTCAAACAGAATGAAATGACAACTACTGACGATGGCATCATGAACAATTAGCATGCAGAGGAACAACACTTTATGTAGAATGGCAGACATGCCTACAAAGTAAGGACCATCGAAAGAACAACACTTTATGTAGACCAGGTATTGGCCGCCAAATTACTTTTAATAGAGGGCACAGCAGGGGAACAAAACAGATAATGTGGTCCCCAAAGTTAAACAACGTAACACGTGTATATACAGTGGAGAGGGAAAGCCATTACCAGGAAGTGGGTGCCCAAGAGCCTTTTCGTGATGTGCATGATGAAGAAGGGGTGCTCGGACCGAAATGTCTGCTCCACCTCAGCTACAGCTGCGCTCCTGGGGACATTGATGCACCCCGTTCGACGCCGGGGCGCTTCAGGAGCGTGTGTACGGATCCGTCGAACCTTCCGGGGTGTGACGTCGACGACTTCATCACCGGACGTAGCATACGTCCTCTCGAAACCCGGTGACTGAAAGATGTGAACGCTGAAGTCGTCTCTGCCCTTGTGCTTGAACAGCAGAATGTTAGATGGTTGGAGCTTGTATTCAAGATAGAACCTTTGCCATCCCGTGCCGAGAGCGATCTCCTTCCACCCGTTGGGTCTGCATTCAATCTTGTAGGTATGGTTTGACCCATCGGCGACCGTGACGTAGAGATGGTTGCTACCTTTGGGCAGGAGCCGATTCGGAAACGGTAGACGCTGCATGTAAGGGCACATGAGGAGTCGGCGTCAGAGATAGAACACAATGCGGATAGGAGAGTCAGAAATAATGGAAAGAACAGAAGAGCAAGCTTTAACCTACCATCGGTCGCGACGGATCTCCTGCCGCTTTGATAACCCTAAGGACGTCACCTTTCGCGTGTTCTCGTACCATTTTCTCGTCCAGGCACGAACAGAGAAGAAGGGGATATTCTTAGTTAGGAGAACTACAAGAGAGTGGACAGCGTGTGAATCGAGCGGATATGAAGGCTGAATCCtatctaattaaataatttagtgATAGTTCCACCCCCTTAGCACTGTGCGCCATCACCCTTCCATGAAGTCTTCCTCTAGAAGCCAAAAAGTTTCGTCCCTGAAGAGGATAGGAGCTTCGAGTGGGGTCGGTTACTAGGGGTTGGGTTTCTGGCGAGTTCGGGTTTTCGTTTTTGGGTCGAGTCTATTTCTCTGGCCCAAATAccagataaaaaaaaatgttatttttcaggATGaacaaacccaaaaaaaaaatttaaaaaccgtaaatatacaaaataataagTGTAATTATGAACAACTTACCTGCTTCCAAGGACTACATCAATCCGTGCATCCATCAACGGGCAAAGGCTGACAACACGAACGGATTTTTCGCTGACTCACTGAAGTGGAATGATTGATAAGATTTGGTTAAGgctataatttaaattttgaatacatTCGGTGGTGATAGCTTTTGTTAGAAATCCGTTTATTGCCGTTGGTAATTGCACCCACATTAATTTCCAATTAATGACCAGTCTAATAAGGTTTAAGGgttatttattaaaaagataaaaaaattttaaaaggcgGGAGGTGTTTCGCCAGATTAACGCGCGTACGTTTACGTTTTTCACAATCCCCAAAAAAAAGCGCGTACTTTTCAAAGAAGGGAATCACACTGAGGTACGTACTTGTATAAAGTAGTCCCTTCGTAATCTTTGTTGATCCAAGCATCTTAGTTGGAATCATGAGTTGTAAATAGTTGCCGAAATGTTCTGGAATCATGCGTGGTAAACGTTAAATGATAACGGCTCGAGACAATTCCGTAATTTTGTCTAAATCGGTCAAACGATTTGTTTCACTTGGGTGAATTACAGGCATAGGGGCTGAGTTATTGGTAACAACAAACAATTCACGATAAGCAGAGAACGAACCGATGAAAGTAGATATAATAATCGCTACAAAGGTTTAATTAGCTTTTCATAAGATCAAAAGGACGACGAAACAAACAAACCAGATAGATCATTCAAGGCTTTGGTCAACGACAAAAAACGAAAACAACATAAAGATGTCACCCATGTGAACTAGTTGAAATACCTCCGTCACTGTCTTCACCCTGCTCCGGTGGAACGCCTGCCTGGCGGGACAAAGATTTCTCTTTGGCTGTCAAAACATCCACGACACTGTTTGCCAGGAGTCGCCAATTTGAGCTTTCCGCCATCATTTCGGTTGCTTTGTCATACAGTCGTTGACCGGCCACGTCATAGTGTCGCAAGGTCCTGCGAAGCAACTTTTCATCCCGTCGCCGTGCCTTCTTCTCTTCCTCCAGTTGATCCTCTATTTGCTTCAATTTGACCATTAAGTCAACGTTCTTGGCATGGAGCTGGAAGAGTTCCTCTGCCGCCTTTTCACTCCTAGCCTCCCATAACCCCTCCCTCCTGAGAAGTTCGGCCTCAAGGAGGTCAAAATCCGCGGACTGTTCATTTGTACAGAAGATGTTGATCAGATTAGACATCGGTTCTTCCGTGAGGTCGACGGGACTAAGTGTGGGGTCGGTGACGGTCTCCTTCGACATTTTCTCAGAAGTACACAGTGGAGAGAGCAGTGGAAGGTGGCAGAAATAAGGAAGAGGATAAGGATAGACGCAGAGGTGAGAGAAGGAGTTACGACAGAGAAGAACTGGGAAAGAAGCATTGGGAGGTAGGGTTTGTCGTTAAGGGGCACGTAAACATATACCGTGTAAATTGGGAAGCTTCGTCGAATAAAGAAGTAATTGATGTACTTGGTTTATTTTTGGGAAAATAAACGATTTATATTTACTTAAAATCGTAATTTACGATGTCTAATaaccttttttaatttttctgactTACTTAAAATCGTTATTCacgattttttgaattttttctttttaatattgtattattaGAGGTGAAATCCTTTATCCTGTGTGTTAAACACAACTATGGCCATTTACAAAACGTCAGTGACCTTTTGTGTTTCTtcgattaaaataatatattttttacaaaacgtcagtgacgttttgtgtattaataattaaaataatattttttattataaaacgtcGGGAACGTTtcgttttttataattaaaaattttttttattataaaacgtcAATGACGTTTTGTGCTACCACTACAACTatgtaaaacactaaaataataaaatatttttgtatttcacattaaaattattcatatataaattttttagccCGATTTCTTCTTATCCCATGACACAGTATTACagcaaaatattataatattaatgaAAAACACCAGTAACAATCGAATATAAAAAAAGTTTGCCCTTTTTTTGGATATTGGAAAAAAATTGGTGTAATCCTTGAATCGATACAGAACAGCCCAAAAATCGTTAACTCAATGGCGATTCGCCGAAGGGCGTGTTTTGCGTATTTATGGaaaattatttcaatttaaataTACTCAAATTATTACTAACAATACAGGAGATGAGAAGATGTTGATAGTTAACCGCATCTGGATTAAACGGAATTATAATGACTACAAGCACAGAATATTAATCTACCGAAAACAAGGGCGACCTAAGAAACAAACTAAATAGAAAGTTCAGGGCTACAGGGTTCGACAGAAACCAACACAACATAGATATGTCACACATGTGCACCAGGTCAAATTCCTCCGTCCCTGTCTTCACTCTGCTCCGGTTGAACGCGTAATGGATGGGACAAAGATTTGTCCTCGACCTCCAAAACATCGACGACCCTTTGTGCCAGGTCACGCCACTTTGAGCTTTCGGCCATCATTTCGTTTGCTCTGTCATACATTCGGCGAACGGTCGCATCACACTGTCTCTGCTCCATGCGCAGAAACTTTTCCTCAAGACGCCTTGCCTTCTCGTCTTGAGCCAGTTGATCCTCCATGTTGTTCAACTTGACCATTAACTTCAAGTTCTCGGACCTGACACGGAAGAGTTGCTGTGATATTGTCTCGACGCTAGCCTCCCAAATTTCCTCCCTCCTGAGAAGTTCGGCTTGAACGAAGTCACATACGATGGACTTTTCATCTGTACGGACGACGTCGATCATTCTGGACATGGGCCGTTCCTTGAGTTTGACGGGACTGGCGCCGTTGTCGTTGACGGTCCCCTTCGACATTCTCTCGGTAGTGCACAACGGAGAGAGCAGTGGAGGGTGGCAGAATTAAGGATGTGGAGAAGGATAGACGGAGAGGTGAGAGAAGGAGAAACGGCAGAGAAGAACTGGGAAAGAAGCACTGAGAGGGATAGGGTTTGTCATTAAGGTGCACGTATACCTATATAGCGTAGGCCTTATAGTGTAAAGTGAGAAGCTGTTtcgaatactttttttttaattagaaaatgtGTTATTAATTAATGTAAGTCgtttgttttttgaaaaaataagatatttatatTTAACGAAAAACAAGGGATAACAAATTTAAtgtagttttaaatttaaatttaaagttatttttcagcGTTCAGGTTCTAAACCGACGTTTAAGATGTCTTCGATTCCCGTGCCAACCCTAAAAACGAAGCATCGGTTACAGACTTACAGCTGGCGTAAATGAAGGCGTGCGTGGCACGGTTCCTGACTTATCTGGTGAGCTGTTTTGCAGTTTATAAGTTCAGTACCCAGTTTTCCTTCCCCTCATCTTGTGATCCATACTAACGACGGTCCTCCTGTAAACTTCCCCTTCCACCACCTATTCATTAAATTTAGATCAAATAGGATGAGATCTAGTGCAAGCACCGAGAAAGGCAGAATAGGAGAGAAGGCCGGATATGGGAgaaggaaagggaaagggaaagggaaagggaaaggggtCCCACCGCGCGTCTATCCGCAGACCCTTCTCCCTCGCGAGATATGGGAGAGAATTGCATTAAGGGTTGCGTCGTCGTCCATCCAGGATCTGTTTAACATGCAGGCGACCTGCAAGGTATTTCTGGACATCTGCCGCTCATCTGCGGTGTTCAAGGTGGCCTCCATGGCGGAGATACCCGTCGTGTTCGGTTACGACTTGGAGGACCGTCCTGAGGATGGGTTCCTTAGTGTCAGCGCGCGCGCAGGAAATCCGGGCGCTATATTCCGTATAGGGATGAGAGAATTCTGCTGGATGGACCGACTTGTTGGTGGGGTCGACACCCTGCTTGAGGCCGCCGATGCGGGTGATGTCCCAGCCCGCTACATTTGTGCGATGCTGCTGCTTACGCCGGGTGTTGGGGACGCGACGGACGCTGGTAGGGGGGTTGAAATGTTTGAGAACGTGCTGGCTGCTGGAAAAATTGAAATGTGCAGAGAAGTCTTCGGGCAGTTGTTCGCAAATCCGCTGATTGGGGTGCACCCGTCGGATCCAGGGAAGCCCGTCGTCTGTCGGTCAACCGTCTGCCCGACCCGAGGAACCATGGGTGCCACCAACGATTCCTCTACTGTGTCCTGCGTCCACTGCCTTGCCGAGTTGGAGGTGTTGCATTTCTTTAGTCTATTTACTTTCAGATGAAGTTTCGCTTTAACCGAAGCTGAATGTATTTCATTGTTAATGAGTCGGGTGTTTAGGGTTGGGTGGCCTTGTAAGTCCCCGCTGTCGTGGACCGTATAAGTGACATATTCGAACCGATGCATATCACAGTTTTCAAACATTTAAACGGTCACACGCATAACCTACGATAGAAGCATTATTTCATTACTTCATTCGCTAATAGGGCAAgccgaataaattaaaaaagaaaaataaaaaaaaaacgggcCATCAAAATTTCAATATTAGCGTTGCGACTAAACAGTGCAATAGTAATCCTAAACATACATTGCCGGGGAGGGAAGGCGTCGGTCTATGGTGTCTCCATCCCGTTGTTGCACTGACCCGTAAGACCTTGGACTAAAACGTCGGCCATCTGCCGTATGATTTAATTACGATAAATGCTTCTAtaatcaatataattattataatatatgaaTGCATCGGTAAACGAAAACATCTAGGAAAACGTATGCGGTACTGAACCACGGGCAACCCCCCTCCCCCTACCCCCCGAACGGCAGTATATTATATTAAAAGCAAAATGCCACAAGGGCATCTACAAATTCGTCCATCCTCCTTTTGTAATCTCCAATAATCCGTCCTCGAAGTCCCTCCAAATGGCCGGAAGTTCCCAAAAGGACAAAACGAAACTGGAGGCATCCATTCAGCACGAGTGTCTGCCGAATTTTCTTCGTGTCGAATTATGGTCGAGTATTGCCACGATGGTTGCATCGAATTCGATTGAGGATCTGTTCAACATGCAGGCGAGTTGCAGGTTATTTGCATCTGCATGCAATTCCGACGCCGTGTACAGGCACGCGTCGGTGTCGGTGTTGCCTATCGCTTGCTTCCTCGACTACTCCGGTACGCCTGCAATGACATTTCTGCGTCGATGCGCCATAGCGCGGAATCCGGCCGCTATGCTCCGCGTTGGGATGTCTCATTTATTCTGGTGTGGCCACCGCAGAGGTGGTATGCGGACCCTGACCGAGGCAGCAGAGTTGGGCGATGTGGAGGCCTGCTACATCGCTGCGATGCTGCTTCTGTCGCTCGGCGACAAAACAGATGATGAGGTCATCCGTGGATTCGAACTTTTTTGCGTCGTTCGTGACTCCGGCAAAGTCGAAAGGTGCAGGGAGGTCTTCACGCAGGTGTTCGCCGGTCCGTGGTCCGATATACCCCCAGCGACCCCAGAAGATTCCGTGTCATGCCGTTCCGGTAGTTGCCGTACCCGTGGGACCATTGGTGACGACAGCGATCTGTCCACTGTGACGTGTGTGCAATGCCTGGCCGAATATGAGGTGCGGAAGTTCTTGGGACTTATTGCGTTTAAGTAGTTTTGTAAACCCCAGCGATGGAGATGCCGATCATGCTAATTGCTATGCGTACTGATGGTGTATTTTACCTTATTCTTGTAATCGCATAATATAACAAGGCTAGTAAATATATACAACAATGATTAATCTTGCTTAATAGTCGAATATAATGATTAATCTTTATCTGATATCTCTTCACGCGTTACTTCGGGTTGGGGACAATGTTAGTGTAAAGTTCTAAAATTTATAGACTATAATAACTATAGTATTGTTTAACTTCGATTGttttaaataacatatattttattatgtaaatacactaaattgTAGTTTAGGGTTTTTAAAAGACGTATTTcgtatgatttaaaaaaaaggaCACAGAGAAAAGTATGCATAATTGTGTTATCCGTGTTTAAGTTCCATTGCAGAATATCGAAAGGGCGACAGAACAAACATAGGAAATAATGGGATCACACTGGCCCCGGCGGAAAACTTGACATCCAGACATGTTGCATGTGCATCACATCAACTACCTCCGGCGCCGTCTTCATTCTGCCCGGCCGGAGGACGACGAGGACGACGACGGAGCAAGAACCTTTGCCTTTCCTCCACAACGTCCAGCCGGCGTTCCAGCTCAGACCACGGAAGAGACTCAACCTGTTGTCGTTCATGGCGCTGGGCAATTTCAGCTTGTAATTCCTTCTCAGTGAGAACCAACTGTTGAAGGAGCGCGTCATTTTTTCGCTTCTctgttttcaattctttttcaagcCGTCGCTTTTCCTGCACCTCTTTCTCCAGTTCATCCTTCCTTGCCTCGAAGACGAACTTGGAGGCCATCAGCTCGACCTTTGCCTGCCTCAGTTCTGCATCCGTGGTTACAAGTGTCGCCTTTAAGTTCTCCTCCCTCCTAACCAGTGCCGCCGCAACGAGATCACAATCTGCGGACCTATCATCTACGCGGATGATGTCGATAAGTGCGTCGATGGAGAGTTCCACGAGGTCCTCTGGACTAATGGCGTGTTCTGTGATTGATTGCTCCGACATTTTCTCGGGATAAGACGACGACGACATTGTGGCAGTTATGGAGAAGGGTAGACTGAGAGTTAAGATAAGGAGTTCCGGCAAAGAAGACGTGAATAAGGGCTAGTAGTTACTAGGGTTTGGGGTTGTGAGTAACGGGCACGTATACACATATATAGTTTAAAGTTGCTTGGATGGGTTTTTAACGCAAATAACGTGTAAGTAGTGGGGTTTATTCACGAAAATAGGAGATTAATTTAAGCTATTTCggttgaaaaaaaaagttaacgATAACATTAAACATTTCTTCAATAAGCAATTAAGGAACGCAATTAAGCTTGTCATGAATATAACACAAGAATCGAATAGTCAACATTTAATTTGTGCCTCGATAAAACCCTATCAGTTGAATTGGAAAGCACATTAGTATTTCGTTCGTcccatattaattaattaacttttccTTTCCAGAACCATCCGTAGAGAATTGGAAAGCACATTAGTATTTCTCTCGCGCGGACCCCACGCTCAGGAGTTAACGTGTACTTCAAGCCGAATTAGGTTCATAAGCAGGTGTGCAGGGATGCCAGGGTCAGGTGTAGGGGTGTGGTGTACAGAGATATGAAGAAAACAGCTTTCTTTTGTCAAATcaaccataaaaaaattattattgcaattaaccgaaaaaaaaatgACCATATTATTCCATAATGTACAGCATACGACATGTATTTAATTGTTTTATCTGGTGGTTTCCTATAATAACGATTATCGACGACCTCCATTAAATTTGCAAACAACGAAAATGCCATTTACGTTTCCCAATTCCCATTTCTCATTTCCGGATATCTGCGCAAGCTGGAAAATGAAATCCGGAATGGCCACCGTCCTTTGGCAAAAGGATGCCACTTCTAATTGTACGTATATGTTAATATGGGACTAATTACATAAATTAATTGTACTAAATATCCGGTATTAACCATAATTTTGTGCAACGAAACGAGTTACGCGCTAAGCGGTAAAAATTAACTAATGTCAGTGTATATTCTACTGTTGGGCAACGAAACGATTTACGTGTTATACCCTTattgtcctttttatttttccttgacCGGCCGGATAGTATCGGTCGCCGTGTTGAAGCAGGCATTAAAGATCCTATGCTCCGACAGGGGTTGACAGAGTGCTTCCGGTTTGCCCGCCTGTGTAGATGGCTTCATCCGAcgattgaaagaaagaaagaaaaataactgaAACGATGcggaatttatatattatatataattaagaaaacCCAGTTTTACTCGGAGGTTACACAACATGCGAAGAACAGCTAACGAAATAAAGACTCGGACGGTAGCTGCCGTGGTTCATATAGCCCCGACATCGTCTCCATTCTGGCCGGTGGGATCCTGATAGTCAGAGCCGTCTGCCGTTGCCGCAGGATGACCATACAGTTGGCGGGCCAATAAACCTACCTTGATCTCCACAACCTCAAGCCTGCCTTCCATTTCACGCCACGGTGCCATCTGTTGCTGTTCCCGTCGACGAAGATCGGCAATTTCCGCTTTCAAAGCGTTTGCTTTGTCTTCGAGTTCGCGAACGGTGGTTTGGTGCTGTTCCAACTCCGTCCGCAACTTCTTCTCCAACCGTCGGCCTTGTTCCACTTGATGCTTCCTGATACTAGCCCTGACTTTGGCGGTGATTGCCTCGATCCTGGCCGTCCTTGCTTCGTCCTGTGTCCTACGAAGACTATCACTCAGAAACCTCATCCTCTGTTGGAGGGTGTTGATTAGGTCTGCGGTCGGTTGTTCCTGGAGGTCGCCCGGACTAATGGCGTGGTCGTCGAGGGATTCGTGCGACATTTTGCGGGATGAAGATCGGGAGGTTTGGTAGACGATAACGGCCCTTGAAGCTATGACTTTTCTCCCGGATGTGGTTATGGATAAATATAAGGAATGGTTATGAATTGTGACGGACATGTGGATTGAAATACAttaatgaaaaacaaaatttatgtTAACAATAGATAAATTAATACATTTTGTTGTGGTTAATTAATGTGCGTATGGTATTCCATGAGAAAACGAAGATATTAATGCACCTGGTGGTTTTATCGATAAACGAAGAAAAAGCCTGTCAAAACTTCTGCTGCATCGATAACGCAGAATCCGATATGATTGCAAATCTTTGCAATGTGACGTTAGAGTAGACATGAAGGGCTGAAGGTCTATGGACTGCTATGAATAACGTCGCAGACAGGAGTTGCGTTGATCTCGAAAAAAATAACTTTGTTACTAGGCTATGCAACCAAGTGTAACCGAATGAGAGGTCAGTGAGTGGAAACAATTGTATTTTCAATAACTTTACTTTTTAATACTACgcagaaaacacaaaaataaaaaatatggcaATCGAGGCAAACAGTACGAAAACGGCAAAACAAGTCAAATAGTTGGAAAAATTATTACATAATAGTGATATTAGATATATTACATTGGATGaccaaaaaaatattgagaaCCCATTCCTATCCAATCAGTCAAAGAGGTGGACAAACAGGATCAATTCATAATCAGCCCTACAATGCACGCACGGAATATGAGCAGCACCTCCGTCACCGTCGTTTACGTCCCAGCCTCTTCCATAGCGTTGATGGCGGTAAATGGCACCCATGTTCCCACGGGTTGGACATGCATGCGAAGAACAGAGTTGATTCTCTTCGTTTAGCATCGGCACGCGACGCAGGTGTCTCCACGTCCCCTGTACAACGCCGCGGAACACCAATTTGCAGTTTGTCAGGGCACCGGCCGCCTCAAGCCCACGAAATGTTTGTAAGCCGTTGTTCTTTGAATCGGCGTCGTCGCGTAGCATCAGCATCATCGCCACTATGTACTGGGCTGCGGCATGGCCATGGGCTGCGACAACGTGCATGGTTTCCATCCCCGCAAAACGACACCCGCCTAAGAAAAGGTCAGACACCGCAGACCGAAACAGAACTTTCACGTGGCCACTCTGCCTGCATCGCGCTAAGAAGTTTCTTCCCGGATGGTGGATGGGACTCACACTCCACCATCGCTGGTCCCAAATTGGAATGTTGGCGCATCTGTAAACGGAATCCTCATCCCCTGCATTACGTGCAGCGGTGCACGACATCCTGAGACTGCACAAGTCCCTGACGGACTGTGCTGCGGTCCT
This genomic window contains:
- the LOC112780040 gene encoding putative F-box protein At1g67623; this encodes MVASNSIEDLFNMQASCRLFASACNSDAVYRHASVSVLPIACFLDYSGTPAMTFLRRCAIARNPAAMLRVGMSHLFWCGHRRGGMRTLTEAAELGDVEACYIAAMLLLSLGDKTDDEVIRGFELFCVVRDSGKVERCREVFTQVFAGPWSDIPPATPEDSVSCRSGSCRTRGTIGDDSDLSTVTCVQCLAEYEVRKFLGLIAFK
- the LOC140183556 gene encoding uncharacterized protein — encoded protein: MYRPTGPANLPHDVWTLIAGRTAAQSVRDLCSLRMSCTAARNAGDEDSVYRCANIPIWDQRWWSVSPIHHPGRNFLARCRQSGHVKVLFRSAVSDLFLGGCRFAGMETMHVVAAHGHAAAQYIVAMMLMLRDDADSKNNGLQTFRGLEAAGALTNCKLVFRGVVQGTWRHLRRVPMLNEENQLCSSHACPTRGNMGAIYRHQRYGRGWDVNDGDGGAAHIPCVHCRADYELILFVHLFD